One segment of Candidatus Babeliales bacterium DNA contains the following:
- a CDS encoding nucleotide exchange factor GrpE — MESNEQAINQELKDQPTVQENTNGQQEKKVKETELTVCQAELIEWKDKYLRLSADFQNFKKRLQKEQASLRRMMQADILADVLNIVDNFDRALQEKEAETENMKDWFAGFELIRKELYKLLEKYGVKELESYDVFDPEMHEAVMQVDSDQHESGGIVEVYQKGYIFDGSVLRPAKVSVAK; from the coding sequence ATGGAATCAAACGAACAAGCAATAAATCAAGAATTGAAAGATCAACCAACTGTACAAGAAAATACTAATGGGCAACAGGAAAAAAAAGTTAAAGAGACAGAGTTAACGGTATGCCAGGCTGAATTAATAGAATGGAAAGATAAATATTTACGTTTATCTGCCGATTTTCAGAATTTCAAAAAAAGATTACAAAAAGAACAAGCATCTTTACGTCGCATGATGCAAGCAGATATTTTAGCAGACGTATTAAATATAGTTGATAACTTTGATCGAGCTTTACAAGAAAAAGAAGCTGAAACTGAGAATATGAAAGATTGGTTTGCAGGATTTGAGCTTATTCGTAAAGAATTATATAAATTATTAGAAAAATATGGCGTTAAAGAATTAGAATCATATGATGTATTTGACCCTGAAATGCATGAGGCGGTGATGCAAGTTGATTCAGATCAGCATGAATCGGGGGGAATTGTTGAGGTTTATCAAAAAGGTTATATTTTTGATGGATCGGTGTTGCGTCCAGCAAAAGTGAGTGTTGCTAAATAA
- the tsf gene encoding translation elongation factor Ts, producing MAKIDKDLIQKLRVRTSCGMMDCKKALEESDGDIEKAVEFLRKKGAAVAAKRAEHQTAEGIVQAYIHPGDQLGVLIEINCETDFVARTEELKKFAYDVCMHIAAMRPLYLKPEDVDPKFLEHERSIIREQLADSGKPAKIIDQIAEGKINKLFSEICLLQQPYVKNDQLTIDDVLKEMIAKTGENIIIKRFCRYEIGA from the coding sequence ATGGCAAAAATTGATAAGGACCTTATACAAAAATTGCGCGTTAGAACAAGCTGCGGCATGATGGATTGCAAAAAAGCGCTCGAAGAATCAGATGGTGATATTGAAAAAGCAGTAGAATTTTTGCGCAAAAAAGGCGCTGCTGTTGCTGCAAAACGAGCAGAACATCAAACAGCCGAAGGAATTGTACAAGCCTATATTCATCCTGGCGACCAACTTGGTGTTTTAATTGAAATTAATTGCGAAACTGACTTTGTGGCCCGCACTGAAGAATTGAAAAAATTTGCATATGATGTTTGTATGCATATCGCCGCTATGCGCCCACTTTATTTGAAACCAGAAGATGTTGATCCAAAATTTTTAGAGCATGAGCGTTCCATTATTCGCGAGCAATTAGCAGATTCTGGAAAACCAGCTAAAATAATTGATCAAATTGCTGAAGGTAAGATAAATAAATTATTCAGTGAAATATGTTTACTGCAACAACCATATGTTAAAAATGATCAATTAACCATTGATGATGTATTAAAAGAAATGATCGCAAAAACGGGTGAAAATATTATTATTAAACGTTTTTGTCGCTATGAAATTGGTGCTTAA
- the argS gene encoding arginine--tRNA ligase: MNIIDQLHTAFFSFLDQHFAITTHILGITFDLNVDLQKKQFGDISSNAALILAKQQEKNARELATEIANQFTHAYLERIEVAGPGFINFFLTPEAYRLLLIDMYEYPQKSFASDLKKERYSVEFVSANPTGPLHLGHGRGGIIGDVLGNILSFLGHQVTKEYYINDAGSQIQKLGNSLKIRCQQALGIDVALPEDGYQGEYLKDLAIQCIKEYGKDLLEKPNSFFAEYAKNYLLEQIKKTLETYAISFNLWFSEKTLHEDGSIERTLQILIDHGFTYQLDDALWFTSTQFGDDKDRVLRKTNGELTYIAADVAYTKNKFDRVDRAILILGQDHHSYVVRLKGITQALGYNPDNLEVILYQLITLNEQGEQLRMSKRAGTMVTLKEIIETVGTDVARFFFLNRKADAHLDFDLSLALKKTEENPVYYIQYAYVRTKSILQKAQEKEELSDINKNDVIAINIQEHLLLRKIISLKNLLRSINNNYQTHLLTYYVLELAQTFHAYYSKNRVIDMSNIAQSRARLLLINVLKNTFELCLDLLGLSKPEKM, translated from the coding sequence ATGAATATTATCGATCAATTACATACCGCATTCTTTTCATTTTTAGATCAACATTTTGCAATAACCACTCATATACTGGGGATCACATTTGACCTGAATGTGGATTTACAAAAAAAACAATTTGGTGATATTTCATCGAATGCCGCATTAATTTTAGCCAAGCAACAAGAAAAAAATGCTCGTGAGCTTGCTACAGAAATTGCCAATCAATTTACCCATGCATATCTTGAACGTATTGAAGTTGCTGGCCCGGGATTTATAAATTTTTTTCTCACACCAGAAGCATATCGCTTATTATTGATTGATATGTATGAATATCCTCAAAAATCATTTGCTTCCGATTTAAAAAAAGAACGTTATTCGGTTGAATTTGTCAGTGCTAATCCAACAGGCCCTTTACATTTGGGGCATGGCCGCGGTGGTATTATCGGCGATGTACTTGGTAATATTTTATCATTTTTAGGTCATCAGGTTACGAAAGAATATTATATAAATGATGCCGGCTCACAGATTCAAAAATTAGGTAATTCACTTAAAATACGTTGTCAACAAGCACTTGGCATTGATGTCGCACTACCTGAAGATGGTTATCAAGGTGAATATCTAAAAGATTTAGCAATACAATGTATTAAAGAATATGGTAAAGATTTATTAGAAAAACCGAATTCATTCTTTGCTGAATATGCCAAAAATTATTTACTGGAACAAATCAAAAAAACATTAGAAACATACGCTATTTCTTTTAATTTGTGGTTTTCAGAAAAAACATTGCATGAAGATGGTTCAATTGAGCGCACATTACAAATATTAATCGATCATGGATTTACTTACCAATTAGATGACGCGTTGTGGTTTACGTCTACACAATTTGGTGATGATAAAGATCGTGTTTTACGCAAAACAAATGGCGAATTAACCTATATTGCGGCTGATGTAGCATATACTAAAAATAAATTTGACCGTGTCGATCGTGCCATTCTAATTTTGGGTCAAGATCATCATAGTTATGTAGTAAGATTAAAAGGAATTACCCAAGCTCTTGGCTATAATCCTGATAATTTAGAGGTGATTTTATACCAATTGATCACTTTAAATGAACAAGGAGAACAATTGCGTATGTCAAAACGTGCTGGCACTATGGTTACACTCAAAGAAATTATAGAGACCGTTGGCACTGATGTTGCACGTTTTTTCTTTTTAAATCGCAAAGCAGATGCGCATTTGGATTTTGATCTATCACTTGCTTTAAAAAAAACCGAAGAAAATCCCGTTTATTATATTCAATATGCCTATGTACGTACTAAAAGTATTTTGCAAAAAGCACAAGAAAAAGAAGAATTATCCGATATCAATAAAAATGACGTTATTGCCATTAATATACAAGAACATTTATTATTACGTAAAATTATCTCACTGAAAAATCTCTTGCGCTCTATAAATAATAATTATCAAACCCATTTACTTACCTATTATGTATTAGAATTGGCACAAACTTTCCATGCTTATTATAGTAAAAACCGTGTAATTGATATGAGTAATATTGCGCAAAGCCGTGCACGATTATTGCTCATTAATGTTTTAAAAAACACATTTGAACTTTGTCTTGATCTACTTGGTTTAAGCAAACCAGAAAAAATGTAA
- a CDS encoding CDP-alcohol phosphatidyltransferase family protein, giving the protein MIERAISLFKEIPVKEKRLTFATFFTLIRISLVPVIASMMIMQRWDYAFIFFLLGAGTDALDGFFARLFDQQTFLGACLDPIADKLLIIVIFFTLAFVQSPLFSIPRWFVLIVFMKELILIGGASWIYYKTGKLTIKPTLLGKCMMFLQIMFICWLFACYFFHWVPVKTYYSMLGLVVLGAFASLIHYTLIGIRFYFSASLKG; this is encoded by the coding sequence ATGATTGAACGTGCAATTTCTCTTTTTAAAGAAATACCAGTTAAAGAAAAAAGGCTTACTTTTGCCACTTTTTTTACTCTCATACGTATTAGCTTAGTTCCGGTGATAGCCAGCATGATGATTATGCAGCGCTGGGATTATGCATTTATATTTTTTTTATTGGGGGCGGGTACCGATGCATTGGATGGTTTTTTTGCGCGCCTTTTCGATCAACAAACATTTTTGGGCGCTTGTTTAGACCCAATTGCTGATAAATTATTGATTATTGTTATTTTTTTTACCTTGGCTTTTGTGCAATCTCCCTTATTTTCCATACCGCGTTGGTTCGTACTTATTGTTTTTATGAAAGAGTTAATACTCATTGGTGGTGCAAGCTGGATTTATTATAAAACAGGAAAATTAACTATTAAGCCAACGCTGCTTGGTAAATGTATGATGTTTCTGCAAATTATGTTCATTTGTTGGTTATTTGCATGTTATTTTTTCCATTGGGTACCCGTTAAAACCTATTATTCAATGCTTGGATTAGTAGTACTCGGTGCATTCGCTTCGCTTATTCATTATACTCTTATTGGCATTCGTTTTTATTTTTCAGCTTCTTTAAAAGGATGA
- the trxB gene encoding thioredoxin-disulfide reductase yields MTNEARNLIIIGSGPAGLTAGVYAARANLKPLIIDGPEPGGQLMGTTTVENWPGEKSILGPELMQKMRDHAKNAGAEFKSGVIKKVDFSSTPFKLWTEKEEELTAHAIIIATGATPKRLNCPGEDKYWGKGVTTCAVCDGAFFKDKPVVIVGGGDTAMEDASFMTRYTDDITIVQIEEELTASEAMKERVINKPNIDIIYNSTVTEIKGDDQGVKSVIIENKKTGEKKEIETNAVFIAVGLKPNTQPFKGQIDLEDNGYLIVKDNTKTSVKGVFAGGDVHDYRYRQAITAAGAGCMAALDAEKYLKEHDL; encoded by the coding sequence ATGACAAATGAAGCACGCAATTTGATTATTATTGGCTCTGGTCCTGCAGGGCTTACCGCTGGCGTTTACGCAGCTCGTGCTAATTTAAAACCGCTCATTATTGATGGCCCTGAGCCGGGTGGGCAATTAATGGGAACTACTACTGTAGAAAATTGGCCGGGCGAAAAAAGTATTCTAGGGCCAGAATTAATGCAAAAAATGCGAGACCATGCCAAAAATGCGGGCGCCGAATTTAAATCAGGTGTTATAAAAAAAGTAGATTTTTCATCAACTCCATTTAAATTATGGACTGAAAAAGAAGAAGAGCTTACTGCGCATGCGATCATTATTGCTACCGGCGCTACCCCTAAACGTTTAAATTGCCCCGGAGAAGATAAATATTGGGGAAAAGGAGTTACCACCTGTGCGGTATGCGATGGCGCATTTTTTAAAGATAAACCGGTTGTCATTGTTGGTGGCGGTGATACTGCAATGGAAGACGCTTCTTTTATGACACGCTATACTGATGATATAACTATTGTACAAATCGAAGAAGAATTGACCGCCTCTGAGGCCATGAAAGAACGAGTTATTAATAAACCAAATATCGATATAATTTATAACAGTACGGTAACTGAAATAAAAGGTGATGATCAGGGCGTTAAAAGTGTCATTATCGAAAATAAAAAAACTGGCGAAAAAAAAGAAATTGAAACAAATGCAGTATTTATCGCGGTTGGTTTAAAACCAAATACGCAGCCATTCAAAGGGCAGATAGACCTTGAAGATAATGGTTATCTGATTGTCAAAGATAATACTAAGACATCGGTTAAAGGTGTTTTTGCCGGAGGCGATGTACATGATTATCGCTATAGGCAAGCAATTACTGCCGCTGGTGCTGGTTGTATGGCGGCATTGGATGCAGAAAAATATTTAAAAGAACATGATTTATAA
- a CDS encoding ankyrin repeat domain-containing protein, producing the protein MKRLTQWLTLIIVTSINIANYGQEATELLQPDFAKLSTQDKLKRFINALQASENFQNYQAIIKIAKADQALLKEMSTADTIDSVVASLRKQNLLGQLSDWIFVILMFSEFPGTQAWLKKQLQQNQFTKNDLQQFVFSLINGPYFPEVIIKALKTIFALDISVNIQNNVGYTPLMQAINNQQEQIITFLLKNYPKIDLKISGTDGRTALDLAQATGNKKIIDLIKKTENKNNQ; encoded by the coding sequence ATGAAGCGCTTAACTCAATGGTTAACATTGATCATAGTAACATCAATAAATATTGCAAACTACGGCCAAGAAGCTACAGAATTACTGCAACCAGATTTTGCAAAATTATCTACACAAGATAAATTAAAACGATTTATAAATGCACTTCAAGCAAGTGAAAATTTTCAAAATTATCAAGCAATTATAAAAATAGCTAAAGCGGATCAGGCTTTACTCAAAGAAATGAGCACGGCTGATACTATTGACTCGGTAGTTGCATCATTAAGAAAGCAAAATCTCCTTGGGCAACTATCGGATTGGATATTTGTTATTCTCATGTTTTCAGAATTTCCCGGAACGCAAGCCTGGCTTAAAAAACAACTTCAACAAAATCAATTTACTAAGAATGACTTGCAACAATTTGTATTTTCACTTATTAACGGACCCTATTTTCCTGAAGTAATTATTAAAGCCTTAAAAACTATTTTTGCGCTTGATATAAGCGTTAATATTCAAAACAACGTTGGCTACACACCGCTCATGCAGGCAATTAATAACCAACAAGAACAAATAATTACTTTTTTACTAAAAAATTATCCAAAAATAGATCTGAAAATATCTGGCACGGATGGGAGAACTGCATTGGATTTAGCGCAAGCAACCGGAAATAAAAAAATCATTGATTTGATAAAAAAAACAGAAAATAAAAATAATCAGTAA
- the mnmA gene encoding tRNA 2-thiouridine(34) synthase MnmA — MKIAVLVSGGVDSSVALKLLKDQGHDVTAFYLKIWLEDELSFLGNCPWEEDLSYAQAVCEQLDVPLHVISLQKEYWDRIVSYTIAEVKAGRTPNPDVLCNQRIKFGAFLDKIDASFDKVATGHYAQVTEKNGIANLYQAPDPIKDQTYFLSHLSQAQLKRVLFPIGHLDKAEVRRLAEQFDLPTKSRKDSQGICFLGKISFREFLKYNLGEKSGDLIEVETNKKMGTHNGFWFYTIGQRQGLGLAGGPWYVSAKDIDANIVYISRNYYADDKKRDNFDVSGCNWLNGNAPQKTELSVKMRHGKHMVPCIIEFINANKLRVQLKERDQGIAPGQFAVFYDGNHCLGSGVITECSL; from the coding sequence ATGAAAATCGCAGTATTGGTTTCTGGTGGAGTTGATAGCTCAGTAGCTCTCAAGCTTTTGAAAGATCAAGGCCACGATGTAACCGCTTTTTACCTAAAAATTTGGCTAGAAGATGAACTTTCTTTCTTGGGCAATTGTCCCTGGGAAGAAGATCTGTCTTACGCGCAAGCTGTGTGTGAACAGCTGGACGTGCCTTTGCACGTGATCTCTTTGCAAAAAGAGTATTGGGACCGTATTGTCTCTTACACAATTGCAGAGGTTAAAGCAGGGCGCACACCAAATCCGGATGTTTTGTGTAATCAACGGATTAAGTTTGGCGCTTTTTTAGATAAAATTGATGCGAGCTTTGATAAAGTAGCAACAGGACATTATGCACAAGTTACTGAAAAAAATGGCATAGCCAATTTATATCAAGCACCCGATCCAATTAAAGATCAAACCTATTTTCTTTCGCATTTGAGCCAAGCACAATTAAAAAGAGTATTGTTTCCTATTGGGCATCTAGATAAGGCAGAAGTGCGTCGATTAGCTGAACAATTTGATCTGCCCACCAAAAGCCGTAAAGATAGCCAAGGAATTTGCTTTTTGGGCAAAATTTCATTCAGGGAATTTCTTAAATATAATCTGGGGGAAAAATCAGGTGATCTTATTGAAGTAGAAACGAATAAAAAAATGGGAACTCACAATGGTTTTTGGTTTTATACTATTGGCCAACGTCAAGGATTAGGATTAGCCGGGGGGCCATGGTATGTGAGCGCAAAAGATATTGATGCCAATATTGTATATATTTCACGCAATTATTACGCTGATGATAAAAAGCGAGATAATTTTGATGTAAGCGGATGCAATTGGCTGAATGGCAATGCGCCGCAAAAAACTGAACTTTCAGTCAAAATGCGTCATGGCAAGCATATGGTTCCATGCATTATTGAATTTATTAATGCAAATAAACTACGCGTGCAATTAAAAGAACGCGATCAAGGTATCGCACCAGGGCAATTTGCCGTTTTTTATGATGGTAATCATTGTTTGGGTAGTGGTGTGATAACCGAATGTTCTTTATAA
- the frr gene encoding ribosome recycling factor — MIELRLTDQNTKEFDQAIKQEMDKAIRHFERELITIRTGRAHPALVEDIQVTCYGSSVMRLRELASIATPEARLITITPWDRGVLGDIEKAIMLSDLGVTPINDGTIVRITLPDMSTQRREELGKLLAKKLEDAKVAIRNVRKEFNNLIRDELKEKNISEDHSRRLNEHLQKITDDFIAQCDKMAEKKRQEIMTV, encoded by the coding sequence ATGATAGAACTTCGATTAACCGATCAAAATACTAAAGAATTTGATCAAGCAATTAAACAAGAGATGGATAAAGCAATCCGTCATTTTGAACGCGAACTTATTACCATCAGAACCGGGCGAGCTCATCCTGCTTTGGTTGAAGATATTCAAGTAACTTGCTACGGCAGTTCCGTGATGCGTCTACGCGAATTAGCTTCAATCGCTACCCCTGAAGCACGCCTTATCACCATAACTCCCTGGGATCGTGGTGTTTTAGGTGACATTGAAAAAGCTATAATGCTTTCAGATTTAGGCGTTACCCCTATTAATGATGGCACCATCGTTCGCATCACTTTACCAGATATGTCTACTCAACGTCGCGAAGAATTAGGCAAACTCCTTGCCAAAAAACTTGAAGATGCAAAGGTAGCCATCAGAAATGTGCGCAAAGAGTTCAATAACTTAATTAGAGATGAACTCAAAGAAAAAAATATATCTGAAGATCATTCTCGACGATTAAATGAACACTTACAGAAAATAACCGATGATTTCATTGCGCAATGCGATAAAATGGCTGAAAAAAAACGCCAGGAAATTATGACCGTATAG
- a CDS encoding ankyrin repeat domain-containing protein gives MKNEKQSLLLFIAIFCTFFSIHTMEIPEFKQEIEVEFPPYEILPIEMNIEIILNILKDNNLNVIIDSIKNLSLIDKKHYQLINDPTTIDIIIKKLQEKEPLEDWYYALLLGIPGATDWLKDQLSKEERSDELRATLNNGFQEIVTLPSFFLTNLKLSTWQANNAKALIKNALKTLLNLDIDINTTNTLGYTPLMIAIERNNFELAQLLLQHPEIDVTRKNVYNKTALDIAKKKGNKRIIYLLKKAEQRKK, from the coding sequence ATGAAAAATGAAAAACAATCACTATTATTATTCATAGCCATCTTTTGTACATTTTTTTCGATACATACCATGGAAATTCCTGAATTTAAACAAGAAATCGAAGTAGAATTTCCCCCATATGAAATTCTACCCATAGAAATGAATATTGAAATAATCTTAAATATTTTAAAAGACAATAACCTAAATGTAATAATTGATTCTATAAAAAATTTATCTTTAATTGATAAAAAACATTACCAATTAATTAACGATCCAACCACTATTGATATAATCATCAAAAAATTACAAGAAAAAGAACCCCTTGAAGATTGGTATTATGCTCTGTTGCTCGGGATACCGGGAGCAACAGATTGGCTCAAAGATCAACTGAGCAAAGAAGAACGTTCCGATGAACTACGTGCTACATTGAATAATGGATTCCAAGAAATTGTAACTTTACCGTCATTTTTCTTAACAAATTTAAAATTATCTACATGGCAAGCTAATAATGCAAAAGCTTTAATTAAAAATGCCCTAAAAACACTATTAAATTTAGATATTGATATTAACACTACCAATACGCTAGGTTATACACCGCTGATGATAGCAATTGAGCGTAATAATTTTGAATTAGCGCAATTATTACTTCAGCATCCAGAAATCGATGTAACAAGAAAAAATGTATATAATAAAACTGCACTGGATATTGCCAAGAAAAAAGGAAATAAAAGAATCATTTATTTGTTAAAAAAAGCTGAACAAAGGAAGAAGTAA
- a CDS encoding trigger factor gives MSQQGPSLTCTIKAINNQFCHATINIPSPYIDAIYNEVSAAQQSKVSTYGFSQGKTPMGYIQEYYKSNIIEHIIEFLFKYFVINFLYDELHASKLYSSTEPRLYDIFVEPHHDAIFHFEISLSQAIEFQEWKHFLFKAPKRKNYKDIDRQVESFIKEEQERAKEHDHTKVCLGDWVCFDLQLLNCSKKPLMGIYQKNLWLKIGNEEADSPFQELLLDKVIGDILITDAQCLQEYFSHKVDTMYLFGLTICEVVPDQYFCFDDFKHHFRLKTNKEIHQKLIEIFSYRNDISQRRGIVEEALKLLISKHHIEAPNYMVLRQQKLVLESVQNNPDYQVYKTQRNFKDTIRLLATKQVKEMLLIDQLTHKENLSISNRDVKGYLNLIKRARTKEFIYFNPPPTKVDGQEMPIPAALFKRNCLREKTLNHIIYHLTRK, from the coding sequence ATGAGTCAGCAAGGCCCGTCTTTAACTTGTACGATAAAAGCGATTAATAATCAATTTTGTCATGCAACTATTAATATTCCCTCTCCATATATTGATGCGATTTATAATGAAGTATCAGCTGCTCAGCAAAGTAAAGTGAGTACTTATGGTTTTTCTCAAGGAAAAACACCAATGGGCTATATCCAGGAATATTATAAAAGTAATATCATTGAACACATCATTGAATTTTTATTTAAATATTTTGTTATCAATTTTTTATATGATGAGTTGCATGCATCTAAATTATACTCATCAACCGAACCTCGTTTATATGATATTTTTGTAGAACCTCATCATGATGCTATTTTTCATTTTGAAATTTCATTATCTCAAGCTATAGAATTTCAAGAATGGAAGCATTTTCTTTTTAAAGCACCAAAACGAAAAAATTATAAAGATATTGATCGACAGGTTGAATCTTTTATCAAAGAAGAACAAGAACGCGCAAAAGAACATGATCATACCAAAGTATGCTTAGGTGATTGGGTTTGTTTCGATCTTCAATTACTTAATTGTTCAAAAAAACCTTTAATGGGTATTTATCAAAAAAACTTATGGCTTAAAATTGGAAACGAAGAAGCTGATAGTCCATTTCAAGAATTACTTCTCGATAAGGTTATTGGTGATATTTTAATTACCGATGCGCAATGCCTTCAAGAATACTTTAGCCATAAAGTCGACACTATGTATCTTTTTGGATTAACAATTTGCGAAGTTGTCCCTGATCAATATTTTTGCTTTGATGACTTTAAACATCATTTTCGCCTCAAAACTAATAAAGAAATTCATCAAAAACTTATTGAAATATTTTCTTACCGTAATGATATCTCTCAAAGACGCGGCATAGTGGAAGAAGCATTGAAATTACTGATATCAAAACATCATATAGAAGCACCAAATTACATGGTTTTAAGGCAACAAAAACTTGTTTTAGAATCTGTACAGAATAATCCAGACTATCAAGTATATAAAACACAGCGTAACTTCAAAGATACTATCCGCTTACTGGCCACCAAACAAGTTAAAGAAATGCTTTTAATCGATCAATTAACGCATAAAGAAAATCTTTCAATTTCAAATCGTGATGTAAAAGGCTACCTTAATTTAATCAAGCGAGCACGAACTAAAGAATTTATTTATTTTAATCCACCACCTACAAAAGTTGATGGTCAAGAAATGCCCATTCCCGCAGCATTATTTAAACGTAATTGTTTACGAGAAAAAACACTTAATCATATTATTTATCATCTGACAAGGAAATAA
- a CDS encoding NUDIX hydrolase, which translates to MHRTSLIELLNRYLPSLEEKIFQERMINFIKQYEQCFERSLEIGHFTGSAWIINKDNTKALLMHHAKLDRWFQLGGHCDGNPDVLAVALTEAQEESGIVSIAPVSGNIFDIDIHLIPENKKEKAHYHYDVRFLLQVTSDEQIIQNRESKELRWIGKNLEELPTDNSSVVRMFNKWIANYNNL; encoded by the coding sequence TTGCATAGAACATCATTAATCGAATTACTTAATCGATACTTACCATCTTTAGAAGAAAAAATATTTCAAGAACGAATGATTAATTTTATAAAGCAGTATGAACAATGTTTTGAACGATCTTTAGAAATTGGCCATTTTACGGGATCGGCATGGATTATTAATAAAGATAATACTAAGGCGCTGCTCATGCATCATGCAAAATTAGATCGTTGGTTCCAGTTAGGTGGACATTGTGATGGTAACCCGGATGTATTAGCCGTTGCGTTAACAGAAGCGCAAGAAGAATCTGGTATTGTATCTATTGCGCCCGTTTCTGGTAATATTTTTGATATCGATATTCATCTTATTCCTGAAAATAAAAAAGAAAAAGCTCATTATCATTATGATGTACGTTTTTTATTGCAAGTAACGAGTGATGAACAAATTATACAAAATCGTGAATCAAAAGAATTACGATGGATAGGGAAAAATTTAGAAGAGTTACCAACTGATAATTCTTCAGTGGTTCGCATGTTTAATAAATGGATTGCAAATTACAATAATTTATAA
- the ssb gene encoding single-stranded DNA-binding protein has protein sequence MAGYNRIIVIGNLTRDPDYKQLASGQPVSQLGIASNRQYRNKQTGAMVQEVCFVDVDVFGPQAESCKQYLQKGRAVLIEGRLKFDSWESPEGQKRSKHSIVADRVVFLGGNSTDVETSNKSDAQQAKGDQAFYGAKTQQAKKSSKKAEADYESNDEQSAKSDSGEFEFQDEPPFQDDLPF, from the coding sequence GTGGCTGGATATAATCGTATTATTGTAATCGGAAACTTAACGCGAGACCCAGATTATAAGCAATTGGCATCAGGACAACCGGTTTCTCAATTAGGAATTGCCTCCAATCGCCAATATCGTAATAAACAAACTGGCGCAATGGTTCAAGAAGTATGTTTTGTTGATGTAGATGTTTTTGGTCCACAGGCAGAAAGTTGCAAACAATATTTGCAAAAAGGCCGAGCGGTTTTAATTGAAGGGCGTCTTAAGTTTGATAGTTGGGAATCTCCTGAGGGGCAAAAAAGAAGCAAACATTCAATTGTTGCAGACCGTGTAGTCTTTTTAGGTGGAAACTCTACCGACGTGGAAACATCAAATAAATCTGATGCACAACAGGCTAAAGGTGATCAGGCTTTTTATGGTGCAAAAACACAGCAAGCAAAAAAATCATCAAAAAAAGCAGAAGCTGATTATGAATCGAACGATGAGCAATCAGCAAAATCTGATTCTGGGGAATTTGAATTTCAAGACGAACCACCATTTCAAGATGATTTACCCTTTTAG
- a CDS encoding uridine monophosphate kinase, with the protein MQKKIILLKITGEVLAGDDKQIDISRIIPLANQIKKLNHSHYFGIVIGGGNFFRGSKQGPTLGLTPFVADQIGMLATMMNGLIINDLFQKAGIESSLLNALPLPEVGKPITQDIIKSALSKNKCLIFCGGTGNPFFSTDTTAVLRGLQIEAVEIWKGTNVDGVYSDDPNKNPDSKLLSTISFTQMLNERLKIMDAPAIALAQQHDLLIRVFNIFKPEALMQAAENDTFGSKITP; encoded by the coding sequence ATGCAAAAGAAAATAATACTTCTTAAAATTACGGGCGAAGTACTAGCTGGCGATGATAAGCAAATCGATATTTCGCGAATTATACCTCTTGCCAATCAAATAAAAAAATTAAATCATTCGCATTATTTTGGCATTGTGATTGGCGGTGGCAATTTTTTCCGTGGCTCTAAACAAGGACCAACATTAGGATTAACTCCTTTTGTTGCCGATCAAATCGGTATGCTGGCTACTATGATGAATGGTTTAATTATTAACGATTTATTTCAAAAAGCGGGTATTGAATCTTCTTTGCTTAATGCATTACCATTGCCAGAAGTTGGTAAACCAATTACACAGGATATAATTAAATCGGCATTGAGCAAAAATAAATGCCTTATTTTTTGTGGTGGTACCGGCAACCCATTTTTTTCTACTGATACCACTGCCGTTTTAAGAGGACTTCAGATTGAAGCAGTAGAAATATGGAAAGGCACTAATGTAGATGGGGTTTACTCTGATGACCCAAATAAAAACCCTGACTCTAAATTATTATCAACTATTTCATTTACTCAGATGCTTAATGAACGTTTAAAAATAATGGATGCGCCAGCAATAGCTTTAGCACAGCAGCATGATTTACTTATTCGAGTGTTTAATATTTTTAAGCCTGAAGCATTAATGCAAGCAGCAGAAAATGATACTTTTGGCAGTAAGATTACCCCTTAA